A DNA window from Vanacampus margaritifer isolate UIUO_Vmar chromosome 19, RoL_Vmar_1.0, whole genome shotgun sequence contains the following coding sequences:
- the sod2 gene encoding superoxide dismutase [Mn], mitochondrial: MVRSHAAVKLNLPSSVQFKGSQIGNSQKGISLCPANVVSNMLCRVAQIRRCAASLTQAAQVCRQKHTLPDLAYDYGALEPHINAEIMQLHHSKHHATYVNNLNVAEEKYKEALAKGDVTAQVALQPALKFNGGGHINHTIFWTNLSPNGGGEPQGELMEAIKRDFGSFQSMKERMSAASVAVQGSGWGWLGYDKQAGKLSIAACANQDPLQGTSGLIPLLGIDVWEHAYYLQYKNVRPDYVKAIWNVVNWENVSERLQTAKK, translated from the exons ATGGTACGGTCTCACGCGGCTGTCAAATTGAACTTGCccagttcagttcagttcaagGGCAGTCAGATTGGAAACAGTCAGAAAGGAATCAGCCTCTGTCCCGCTAACGTCGTCTCCAACATGCTCTGCAGAGTTGCTCAGATACGCAG GTGCGCTGCTAGTTTGACTCAAGCCGCCCAGGTGTGCAGACAGAAGCACACCCTTCCCGACCTGGCGTACGACTATGGCGCCCTGGAGCCGCACATCAACGCCGAGATCATGCAACTGCACCACAGCAAGCACCACGCAACATATGTCAACAACCTCAACGTGGCGGAGGAGAAGTATAAGGAGGCGCTCGCAAAAG GCGATGTAACGGCACAGGTCGCCCTTCAACCTGCTCTTAAATTCAACGGAGGAGGTCATATTAACCACACCATCTTTTGGACTAATCTCTCTCCCAACGGTGGGGGTGAGCCACAAG GGGAACTCATGGAGGCCATCAAGCGGGACTTTGGCTCCTTCCAGAGCATGAAGGAGAGGATGTCCGCCGCCTCAGTGGCGGTTCAAGGCTCAGGCTGGGGCTGGCTGGGCTACGACAAACAGGCCGGAAAACTTAGCATTGCAGCTTGCGCCAACCAGGATCCTCTGCAAGGGACTTCAG GCCTCATCCCTCTACTTGGCATCGACGTATGGGAACACGCCTACTACCTGCAGTACAAAAATGTCCGGCCTGACTACGTGAAGGCCATCTGGAACGTCGTTAACTGGGAGAATGTGAGCGAGCGTCTGCAGACGGCCAAGAAATAG
- the wtap gene encoding pre-mRNA-splicing regulator WTAP, with the protein MTNEEPLPKKVRLSESDMKTLTREELCTRWKQHESYMQILEAKYAELCSNDVPGLKESEEKLKQQQQDSARRENILVMRLATKEQECTTHIQYLKQAQQPSAAQLRSSMVDPAINLFFLKMKAELEQTKDKLEQAQNELSAWKFTPDSQTGKKLMAKCRMLIQENQELGKQQSQGRIAQLEAELALQKKYSEELKSSQDELNDFIIQLDEEVEGMQSTILVLQQQLKDTRQQTSQPPQGASAGPSRTLPGAEPAAQPKQAAASSAKDFGRVSNGPSKVVTQSQKGTGAPALYREVSSTDEDGAMSPMACSPGEAETKLSNHSEEVSGSQGGGGRAGAPATLSAGYESVDSPTGSETSLTQHSNDTDSTTDPHEDKAAAQVTRTSRHAQNGLDSTTSDGAVL; encoded by the exons ATGACCAACGAGGAGCCTTTGCCCAAAAAG GTTCGCCTCAGTGAATCTGATATGAAGACTTTGACTCGAGAGGAGCTGTGCACACG GTGGAAACAGCACGAGTCATATATGCAGATCCTGGAGGCCAAATATGCAGAGCTTTGTT CCAATGATGTACCAGGCCTGAAGGAATCTGAGGAGAAGctcaagcagcagcagcaggactcTGCCCGCCGGGAGAACATCTTGGTAATGCGGCTTGCCACCAAGGAGCAGGAGTGCACA ACGCACATCCAGTACCTGAAGCAAGCCCAGCAGCCCAGCGCGGCCCAACTGCGCTCGTCCATGGTGGACCCGGCCATCAActtgtttttcctcaaaatgaAGGCCGAACTGGAACAGACTAAAGACAAACTGGAGCAGGCCCAAAATGAACTGAGTGCCTGGAAATTTACACCTGATAG CCAGACGGGGAAGAAGCTGATGGCCAAGTGTCGGATGCTGATCCAGGAAAACCAGGAGCTGGGGAAGCAGCAGTCGCAGGGGCGCATCGCCCAGCTGGAGGCGGAGCTGGCGCTGCAGAAGAAGTACAGCGAGGAGCTGAAGAGCAGCCAAGATG AGCTGAATGACTTCATCATCCAGCTGGATGAGGAGGTGGAGGGCATGCAGAGCACCATCCTGGTCCTGCAGCAGCAACTCAAGGACACCCGGCAGCAGACCAGTCAGCCTCCTCAGGGGGCGTCGGCGGGGCCCAGCAGGACGTTGCCGGGTGCCGAGCCGGCCGCCCAGCCCAAGCAGGCCGCCGCCTCCTCGGCCAAAGACTTCGGGAGGGTGTCCAACGGGCCAAGCAAGGTGGTGACCCAGTCCCAGAAAGGCACCGGCGCTCCCGCCCTGTACCGGGAGGTCAGCAGCACCGACGAAGACGGCGCCATGTCGCCCATGGCGTGCAGCCCCGGAGAAGCCGAGACCAAACTGTCCAACCACTCGGAGGAGGTGTCGGGGAGCCAGGGCGGCGGCGGCCGGGCCGGGGCGCCCGCCACTTTGAGCGCAGGGTACGAGAGCGTGGACTCTCCGACGGGCAGCGAGACCTCATTGACTCAGCACTCGAACGACACGGACTCCACCACCGACCCCCACGAGGACAAGGCTGCTGCCCAGGTCACCAGGACTTCACGGCACGCTCAAAACGGCCTGGACTCCACCACAAGCGACGGCGCCGTTTTGTAA